The following are encoded in a window of Carya illinoinensis cultivar Pawnee chromosome 15, C.illinoinensisPawnee_v1, whole genome shotgun sequence genomic DNA:
- the LOC122296605 gene encoding uncharacterized protein LOC122296605 encodes MPKKSSSKKATRVPQNNAVEEEKPSSTKKKAPSEIDQIFAGKKRKKSEPEKSEKPNEEATGNSRKIKKKDKVKMSAGGGFMDPPSRPRKKTNDGLAIYTEDELNISKADAGVKLGNFPVVL; translated from the exons ATGCCAAAAAAGAGTTCTTCGAAGAAAGCTACTCGAGTGCCACAAAATAATGctgtggaagaagaaaaaccctCTTCAACGAAGAAAAAGGCTCctagtgagattgatcaaataTTTGCcggaaaaaagaggaagaaatctGAACCAGAAAAGTCCGAAAAGCCAAATGAAGAGGCAACCGGAAATTCTAGGAAGATAAAGAAAAAGGATAAGGTTAAAATGTCTGCTGGTGGTGGGTTTATGGATCCACCTTCTCGACCTAGAAAGAAGACAAATGATGGACTAGCTATCTACACAGAGGACGAGTTGAATATCAGTAAGGCAGATGCTGGAG TGAAGCTTGGAAATTTTCCTGTAGTTTtgtaa